A single genomic interval of Celeribacter indicus harbors:
- a CDS encoding DUF6280 family protein → MAEFVDGTAFNYEQGQRARKLFAAVVLAALDDAIADDKKYGNGPEQIARWARSRDGREVLSCAGIDPCERVVSGLMEFVSKGIRTSVALSREESERRHAQEAAEAA, encoded by the coding sequence ATGGCTGAATTCGTGGACGGTACCGCATTCAACTACGAGCAAGGCCAACGCGCCCGCAAACTTTTTGCGGCTGTCGTTCTCGCCGCGCTCGACGATGCGATCGCCGATGACAAGAAATACGGCAACGGACCCGAACAAATCGCACGCTGGGCCCGCTCCCGTGACGGGCGCGAGGTTCTGTCCTGCGCCGGGATCGATCCGTGCGAACGGGTCGTCTCCGGACTGATGGAATTCGTTTCCAAGGGCATCCGCACTTCCGTCGCGCTGTCGCGCGAGGAAAGCGAACGCCGCCATGCGCAGGAGGCGGCCGAGGCCGCCTAG
- a CDS encoding SDR family NAD(P)-dependent oxidoreductase, with product MPDALITGASRGIGAALKRELTERGYAVEGTSTAGAEGLHALDLTDPAAPQRLADTRGARALDLLVCNAGLYLDKGQSLETGYPAAMWAQEFAVNVTGVFLTVQALLPALRAAGGKIAIISSQMASHTRAPGGSYIYRASKAAALNLGRNLATDLRPEGIAVGIYHPGWVKTDMGGASAEITAGEAARGLSDRVQALSLATTGCFETWDGRAHPF from the coding sequence ATGCCCGACGCCCTGATCACCGGCGCCTCGCGCGGCATCGGCGCAGCGCTGAAACGCGAGCTGACGGAACGCGGATACGCGGTGGAAGGCACCTCCACCGCCGGGGCGGAGGGGCTCCACGCGCTCGACCTGACCGACCCCGCCGCGCCGCAACGGCTCGCCGACACCCGCGGCGCGCGCGCCCTCGACCTTCTCGTCTGCAATGCCGGGCTCTATCTCGACAAGGGGCAAAGCCTCGAGACCGGCTATCCGGCGGCGATGTGGGCGCAGGAGTTCGCGGTCAACGTCACCGGCGTCTTTCTCACGGTCCAGGCCCTGCTCCCCGCCCTGCGCGCCGCCGGGGGCAAGATCGCGATCATCTCCTCGCAGATGGCCTCGCACACCCGCGCGCCGGGCGGCTCCTATATCTACCGCGCCTCGAAGGCCGCCGCGCTCAATCTCGGGCGCAACCTCGCCACCGACCTGCGGCCGGAGGGCATCGCGGTCGGCATCTATCACCCCGGCTGGGTGAAGACGGACATGGGCGGCGCGAGCGCGGAGATCACCGCCGGGGAGGCCGCGCGGGGCCTCTCGGATCGCGTCCAGGCCCTGTCCCTCGCGACCACCGGCTGTTTCGAGACATGGGACGGGCGCGCGCACCCGTTCTGA
- a CDS encoding cupin domain-containing protein has product MTGKIDIAAIVPKVGTLYPPPLHEDTRARVKRALGNQAGLTQFGVNLTTLPPGTSSALPHWHMREDEFVYVVSGHPTLVVGDSTESLSPGDCAGFPAGEETGHCLRNETEEDVVLLEIGTRDPGERVFYPGRDLMAETSSEAFYHHLDGTPYTDIRRRGPGED; this is encoded by the coding sequence ATGACCGGAAAGATCGACATCGCCGCCATCGTGCCGAAAGTCGGCACGCTCTATCCCCCGCCGCTCCACGAAGACACCCGCGCCCGCGTCAAGCGCGCGCTCGGGAACCAGGCCGGACTGACCCAGTTCGGCGTGAACCTGACCACCCTGCCGCCCGGAACCAGCTCCGCCCTGCCGCACTGGCACATGCGCGAGGACGAGTTCGTCTATGTCGTCTCCGGCCATCCGACACTGGTCGTCGGCGACAGCACGGAAAGCCTCTCCCCCGGCGACTGCGCCGGCTTTCCGGCGGGCGAGGAGACCGGCCATTGCCTGCGCAACGAGACCGAGGAGGACGTGGTCCTGCTCGAGATCGGCACGCGCGATCCCGGCGAGCGGGTGTTCTATCCCGGCCGCGACCTGATGGCGGAGACCTCGAGCGAGGCATTCTACCACCATCTCGACGGCACGCCCTACACCGACATCCGGCGCCGCGGCCCCGGCGAAGACTGA
- the efp gene encoding elongation factor P, translating into MPKINGNEIRPGNVLEHDGGLWAAVKVDHVKPGKGGAFAQVELKNLRDGRKLNERFRSADKVERVRLEQKDMQFLYEDAGQLIFMDTDTYDQVQLEADILGERRPFLQDGMTILVEFYDAEALNATLPQKVTCKIVETEPVVKGQTAANSFKPAILDNGVRVMVPPFVGTDEEIIVNTETMEYAERA; encoded by the coding sequence ATGCCCAAGATCAACGGTAACGAAATCCGCCCCGGCAACGTGCTGGAGCATGACGGGGGCCTCTGGGCCGCCGTGAAGGTCGACCATGTGAAGCCCGGCAAGGGCGGGGCCTTTGCCCAGGTCGAGCTCAAGAACCTGCGCGACGGGCGCAAGCTCAACGAGCGCTTCCGCTCCGCCGACAAGGTCGAGCGCGTGCGTCTCGAGCAGAAGGACATGCAGTTCCTCTATGAGGATGCCGGGCAGCTCATCTTCATGGACACGGACACCTATGATCAGGTGCAGCTCGAGGCCGATATCCTCGGTGAACGCCGCCCGTTCCTCCAGGACGGCATGACCATCCTGGTGGAATTCTACGACGCGGAGGCGCTGAACGCGACCCTGCCGCAGAAGGTGACCTGCAAGATCGTGGAGACCGAACCGGTCGTGAAGGGCCAGACCGCGGCGAATTCCTTCAAGCCGGCGATCCTCGACAATGGCGTGCGCGTGATGGTGCCGCCTTTTGTCGGCACGGACGAGGAGATCATCGTCAATACCGAGACGATGGAATACGCCGAACGCGCCTGA
- a CDS encoding cytochrome-c peroxidase: MKFGPSQFVLTGAVLLAAGGAMAQELREDALDIFRPLPSTVPAVADNPITPEKIDLGKALFFDPRLSASGVFSCYSCHNLTTGGDDNMETSVGHGWQKGPRNSPTVLNAVLNAAQFWDGRATDLKDQAKGPVQAGVEMANTPDNVVATLSSMGQYVEWFTDAFPEDADPVSFDNMAKAIEAFEATLLTPAPFDAWLNGNDAALDETELAGLQLFMDKGCIACHNGVNVGGHDYYPFGLIEKPGADVLPEGDKGRFAVTDTVDDEYVFRAAPLRNVAVTAPYFHSGKVWDLKTAVQIMAESQLGEAVTDEEADQIVAFLGALTGEMPQVITPVLPAESGTTPRPTQDIIIE, encoded by the coding sequence ATGAAATTTGGTCCTAGCCAGTTTGTTCTGACGGGGGCGGTCTTGCTTGCCGCAGGCGGCGCGATGGCCCAGGAACTTCGCGAGGACGCCCTGGACATTTTCCGTCCACTGCCGTCGACCGTGCCTGCGGTTGCGGACAACCCGATCACTCCGGAGAAGATTGATCTGGGCAAGGCGTTGTTCTTCGATCCGCGCCTGTCGGCGTCCGGCGTGTTCTCGTGTTATTCGTGCCACAACCTCACCACCGGCGGGGACGACAACATGGAGACCTCGGTCGGCCACGGCTGGCAGAAGGGTCCGCGCAACTCGCCGACCGTGCTGAACGCCGTGCTCAACGCCGCGCAGTTCTGGGACGGCCGCGCCACCGACCTGAAGGATCAGGCGAAAGGCCCGGTCCAGGCCGGTGTGGAGATGGCCAATACGCCCGACAACGTGGTGGCGACCCTGTCCTCCATGGGGCAGTATGTCGAATGGTTCACCGATGCCTTCCCGGAGGACGCGGACCCGGTCAGCTTCGACAACATGGCGAAGGCGATCGAGGCCTTCGAGGCGACGCTGCTGACGCCTGCGCCCTTCGACGCATGGCTCAACGGCAACGATGCGGCGCTCGACGAGACCGAGCTCGCGGGGCTCCAGCTCTTCATGGACAAGGGCTGCATCGCCTGCCACAACGGCGTCAACGTCGGCGGCCATGACTACTATCCCTTCGGCCTGATCGAGAAACCGGGCGCGGATGTCCTGCCCGAAGGCGACAAGGGCCGCTTCGCGGTGACCGACACGGTCGATGACGAATACGTCTTCCGCGCCGCGCCGCTGCGCAACGTCGCCGTGACGGCGCCCTATTTCCACTCCGGCAAGGTCTGGGATCTCAAGACGGCGGTGCAGATCATGGCCGAAAGCCAGCTCGGCGAAGCCGTGACCGACGAAGAAGCCGATCAGATCGTCGCCTTCCTCGGCGCGCTGACGGGCGAGATGCCGCAGGTCATCACCCCGGTGCTGCCGGCGGAAAGCGGAACCACGCCGCGTCCGACGCAGGACATCATCATCGAATGA
- a CDS encoding cobyric acid synthase has translation MARAIMIQGTGSNVGKSMLVAGLLRAFARRGLRVAPFKPQNMSNNAAVTEDGGEIGRAQALQARASGLRPHSDMNPVLLKPESDAGAQVIVQGRRAGTLRARDYGQAKARLLPKVLESFHRLSAAADLVVVEGAGSPAEINLRAGDIANMGFAEAAGLPVVLVGDIDRGGVIAQIVGTHAVLPPPDRDRIRAFAVNKFRGDIGLFAAGAQAIAERTGWTDLGTLPWFDQAHRLPAEDVLDISSRGTGAIRIAVPKLSRIANFDDLDPLAAEPEVRVEIVEPGRALPGDADLVLLPGSKSTIGDLAFLRAQGWDIDLMAHVRRGGHVLGICGGYQMLGRWIDDPDGIEGHAGRHAGLGLLDVTTVMQGDKRLAEVEATDRASGTAVTAYEIHIGRTEGPDCARAWLTVEGRPEGAGSADGRVRGCYLHGLFASDTFRAAWLGQFGLAHGVTAFEDGVDAALEALADHVEAHLDLETLLGLAAEV, from the coding sequence GTGGCAAGGGCGATCATGATCCAGGGGACGGGCTCCAATGTGGGCAAGTCCATGCTCGTCGCCGGCCTCCTGCGCGCCTTCGCCCGGCGCGGGCTGAGGGTCGCGCCGTTCAAGCCGCAGAACATGTCCAACAACGCCGCCGTGACGGAGGACGGGGGAGAGATCGGACGCGCGCAGGCGCTTCAGGCGCGCGCGAGCGGGCTGCGCCCCCACAGCGACATGAACCCGGTGCTGCTGAAGCCCGAAAGCGACGCCGGCGCGCAGGTGATCGTCCAGGGCCGGCGGGCCGGGACGCTGAGGGCGCGCGATTACGGACAGGCGAAGGCGCGCCTGCTGCCGAAGGTTCTCGAGAGTTTCCACCGGCTTTCTGCGGCGGCCGATCTGGTGGTGGTCGAAGGCGCAGGAAGCCCGGCAGAGATCAACCTGCGCGCGGGCGACATCGCCAACATGGGCTTTGCCGAGGCGGCGGGCCTGCCGGTCGTGCTGGTGGGCGACATCGACCGCGGCGGCGTGATCGCGCAGATCGTGGGCACGCATGCCGTGCTGCCGCCACCGGACCGCGACCGGATCCGGGCCTTCGCGGTCAACAAGTTCCGCGGCGACATCGGCCTGTTCGCGGCGGGGGCGCAGGCCATCGCGGAGCGCACCGGCTGGACCGATCTCGGCACCCTGCCCTGGTTCGACCAGGCGCACAGGCTGCCGGCGGAAGACGTGCTCGACATCTCCTCGCGCGGCACGGGGGCGATCCGGATCGCGGTGCCGAAGCTCTCGCGCATCGCCAATTTCGACGATCTCGATCCGCTCGCCGCGGAGCCGGAGGTGCGGGTGGAGATCGTGGAGCCGGGCCGCGCCCTGCCCGGCGACGCCGATCTCGTGCTCCTGCCCGGCAGCAAGTCCACGATCGGAGATCTCGCCTTCCTGCGCGCGCAGGGCTGGGACATCGACCTGATGGCCCATGTCCGGCGCGGCGGGCATGTCCTGGGCATCTGCGGCGGCTACCAGATGCTCGGGCGCTGGATCGACGACCCCGACGGCATCGAGGGCCATGCCGGCCGGCACGCGGGGCTCGGCCTGCTCGACGTCACCACGGTGATGCAGGGCGACAAGCGGCTGGCCGAGGTGGAGGCGACCGATCGCGCCTCCGGGACAGCGGTGACGGCCTATGAGATCCATATCGGGCGCACCGAGGGGCCGGATTGCGCCCGCGCCTGGCTGACGGTCGAGGGACGGCCGGAGGGCGCCGGGAGTGCCGACGGGCGCGTGAGGGGCTGTTACCTGCACGGGCTCTTCGCCTCGGACACCTTCCGCGCCGCCTGGCTGGGGCAATTCGGATTAGCCCATGGCGTCACCGCCTTCGAGGACGGGGTCGATGCCGCGCTCGAGGCGCTTGCGGATCATGTCGAGGCGCATCTCGATCTCGAGACGCTCCTCGGCCTCGCCGCGGAGGTCTGA
- a CDS encoding TolC family outer membrane protein has product MSIKTRFRKALLAGAAAAALAAAPLAAMAETLADAMASAYRTSGLLEQNRATLRATDEGVAQALAAMRPSFSYNLEGGKSFVGNSVYEDWSSTLSFVASMELFTFGRNRLNIDLQKEVVLATRASLVNVEQQVLATAVSAYMDVREAQALVNLRDSAVRLNEENLGAARDRFDVGEITRTEVSAYEAQLASVRANLAAARGDLSAARERYRVAIGHYPTDLSSPPAIALPARSLEDAVQTAHQRHPAIIALQHQAAAQDLAVEIAERNMLPTLEGSLRHGYDPEDFDFDDSTTSLSVGLSGPIYQGGTIASVVRETIANRDASRAELLQTSREVEQAVRTNWALLTVYAASEEASDAYVRAQRIAYEGVREEADLGASTTLDVLDAEQDLLDAQVSAIQARIARETQIYAVLQSLGLLTVEQLNLNVPVYDPSAYYNAVKNAPLRRVSPQGEKLDRVLEGLLRGE; this is encoded by the coding sequence ATGAGCATCAAGACAAGATTCAGGAAAGCGCTTCTCGCCGGTGCCGCCGCGGCGGCGCTCGCCGCGGCACCGCTCGCGGCAATGGCGGAGACGCTCGCGGACGCGATGGCCTCCGCCTACAGGACCTCGGGGCTTCTCGAACAGAACCGCGCGACGCTGCGCGCCACTGACGAGGGCGTGGCACAGGCGCTCGCGGCGATGCGCCCCTCCTTCAGCTACAACCTGGAAGGCGGGAAATCCTTCGTCGGCAACAGCGTCTACGAGGACTGGTCGAGCACGCTCTCCTTCGTCGCCTCGATGGAGCTGTTCACCTTCGGGCGCAACAGGCTGAACATCGATCTCCAGAAGGAAGTGGTGCTCGCCACCCGCGCGAGCCTCGTCAATGTCGAGCAGCAGGTGCTCGCCACGGCGGTCTCCGCCTATATGGATGTCCGCGAGGCGCAGGCGCTCGTCAACCTGCGCGACAGCGCGGTGCGGCTCAACGAGGAGAACCTCGGCGCCGCGCGCGACCGCTTCGACGTGGGCGAAATCACCCGCACCGAGGTTTCCGCCTACGAGGCGCAGCTCGCCTCCGTGCGGGCCAACCTCGCGGCGGCGCGCGGCGATCTCTCCGCTGCGCGGGAACGCTACCGGGTCGCGATCGGGCATTATCCCACCGACCTGTCGAGCCCTCCGGCCATCGCCCTGCCTGCGCGCTCGCTCGAGGACGCGGTGCAGACCGCGCATCAGCGTCACCCGGCGATCATCGCGCTCCAGCATCAGGCGGCGGCCCAGGATCTCGCGGTGGAAATCGCAGAACGCAACATGCTCCCGACGCTCGAAGGTTCCCTGCGCCACGGTTACGATCCGGAGGATTTCGACTTCGACGACAGCACGACCTCGCTCTCCGTCGGCCTCTCCGGCCCGATCTACCAGGGCGGGACGATTGCCTCGGTCGTGCGCGAAACCATCGCCAATCGCGACGCCTCGCGCGCGGAACTGCTCCAGACCTCGCGCGAGGTGGAGCAGGCGGTGCGCACGAACTGGGCGCTCCTGACGGTCTATGCCGCGTCGGAGGAGGCGTCCGACGCCTATGTCCGCGCGCAGCGGATCGCCTATGAGGGTGTGCGCGAGGAGGCGGATCTCGGCGCCTCGACCACGCTCGACGTGCTCGACGCGGAACAGGACCTGCTCGATGCGCAGGTCTCCGCGATCCAGGCGCGGATCGCGCGCGAGACCCAGATCTATGCGGTGCTCCAGTCGCTCGGTCTGCTGACCGTTGAACAGCTCAACCTGAACGTGCCGGTCTACGACCCCTCCGCCTATTACAATGCGGTGAAGAATGCGCCCCTGCGCCGGGTCAGCCCGCAGGGCGAGAAACTCGACCGCGTGCTCGAGGGCCTCTTGCGCGGCGAATGA
- a CDS encoding protein-L-isoaspartate O-methyltransferase family protein — translation MPDFAQLRTTMVDTQVRPSDVTKFPIIEAMLTVPRENFVPPAKRDGAYVGEHIDLGARRVVLDPRVFSKMLDTLDIRSDELVLDLGCGLGYSAAVIARMAQAVVAVEEDEAMAAEAVTALAENGSDTVIVETGPIAEGAPQHGPYDVVLIEGGIEELPEAIEAQIKEKGRICAIFLNGALGVVRIGYKIDGVISWRMVFNATAPVLPGFEKRAAFAL, via the coding sequence ATGCCCGATTTCGCCCAGCTCCGCACCACCATGGTCGACACGCAGGTGCGTCCCTCCGATGTCACCAAATTCCCGATCATCGAGGCGATGCTGACCGTCCCGCGCGAGAATTTCGTGCCGCCGGCGAAGCGGGACGGGGCCTATGTGGGCGAGCATATCGATCTGGGAGCGCGCCGGGTGGTGCTCGATCCGCGGGTCTTCTCCAAGATGCTCGACACGCTCGACATCCGCAGCGACGAGCTCGTGCTCGACTTGGGCTGCGGGCTCGGCTATTCCGCCGCCGTGATTGCGCGCATGGCGCAGGCCGTCGTCGCGGTCGAGGAGGACGAGGCGATGGCCGCGGAGGCCGTCACCGCGCTGGCCGAGAACGGATCGGACACGGTGATCGTGGAGACCGGCCCGATCGCGGAGGGCGCGCCGCAGCACGGACCCTATGACGTCGTCCTCATCGAGGGCGGGATCGAGGAGCTTCCCGAGGCGATTGAGGCACAGATCAAGGAAAAAGGACGCATCTGTGCGATTTTCCTCAATGGCGCCCTTGGAGTTGTGCGTATCGGATATAAAATCGACGGTGTAATCAGCTGGCGCATGGTGTTCAATGCCACCGCGCCGGTTCTTCCGGGATTTGAAAAACGCGCGGCCTTCGCGCTGTGA
- a CDS encoding ArsR/SmtB family transcription factor: MKQDLAIDAFGALAHGTRLAIFRLLVRRGPGGTPAMEVGRLLDLKPSTVSGHLSILKRAGLVTAQRQQREVLYAPDLETVNDLVTFLLEDCCGGDETACRNILSRG; the protein is encoded by the coding sequence ATGAAACAGGACCTCGCCATCGACGCCTTCGGCGCCCTCGCCCACGGCACACGGCTCGCCATTTTCCGCCTGCTGGTGCGGCGCGGCCCCGGCGGGACGCCGGCGATGGAGGTGGGGCGCCTGCTGGATCTGAAGCCTTCGACGGTCTCGGGCCATCTGTCCATCCTGAAACGCGCGGGGCTCGTGACGGCGCAACGCCAGCAGAGAGAAGTGCTCTACGCGCCCGATCTGGAGACCGTGAACGATCTGGTGACATTCCTGCTCGAGGATTGCTGCGGCGGCGACGAGACGGCCTGTCGGAACATCCTGTCCCGCGGGTGA
- a CDS encoding DUF1178 family protein codes for MIRYTLKCANDHRFESWFRSAEDYEAQTARGLVGCPDCGETRVGKAMMAPQVCTAREEAPAGPPPPVPAQTAPTPEQIEQAIAKLRAEVEANSDYVGLEFAAEARRMHEGAAPPRAIYGETKPDEARKLIEDGVPVLPLPFTPRRKMN; via the coding sequence ATGATCCGCTACACGCTCAAATGCGCCAATGACCACCGCTTCGAAAGCTGGTTCCGCTCCGCCGAGGATTACGAGGCGCAGACGGCGCGCGGGCTCGTCGGCTGCCCGGACTGCGGCGAGACGCGGGTGGGAAAGGCGATGATGGCGCCGCAGGTGTGCACCGCGCGGGAGGAAGCGCCCGCCGGACCGCCGCCGCCCGTGCCGGCGCAGACCGCCCCCACTCCCGAACAGATCGAACAGGCCATCGCGAAGCTCCGGGCGGAGGTGGAGGCCAATTCGGATTACGTCGGCCTCGAATTCGCCGCCGAGGCGCGCCGGATGCACGAGGGCGCGGCCCCGCCGCGCGCGATCTACGGCGAGACGAAACCCGACGAGGCGCGCAAGCTGATCGAGGACGGCGTTCCCGTCCTGCCCCTCCCCTTCACACCGCGGCGAAAGATGAACTGA
- a CDS encoding 3-deoxy-D-manno-octulosonic acid transferase — protein MLLYRLLLTALSPVFALVFLRQILRGRERLPDLGERLGAGLVTRPSGAGPLLWVHGASNGELTAARALIEEALARAPSLEILVTANTVSARRMVRGWGLPRVSVRLAPLDLRPVLDRFLDATTPAALVSIENEIWPNRFALLARRGIPVVVAGARMSERTARRWLRMMPVLGATTRQTVAAITRLAAQDTASEQRLLQLGLPARALLPRMNLKSTVEIGNGTGAGEAEARGLSGVFLRDRTILAASTHAGEERIVLEAFDRVLKSDPQARLILAPRHPARAEAVAEELRRSGLAFARRGRGEAPERAPVYLADTLGEMPLWYRLAGICFVGGSLVARGGHTPFEPVQFGAAVLHGPHVANHQAAYRALDAAGGARPVHGLDDLAAALDVLVTRPEEARTMAEAGRAALAALRDSAVQQEAFWSVLAEVPGLEALR, from the coding sequence GTGCTGCTCTACCGCCTTCTCCTGACCGCCCTTTCGCCGGTCTTCGCCCTCGTCTTCCTCCGCCAGATCCTGCGCGGACGCGAGCGGCTCCCGGATCTCGGCGAACGGCTGGGCGCCGGGCTCGTCACGCGACCCTCGGGCGCGGGGCCGCTTCTGTGGGTGCATGGCGCCTCCAACGGCGAACTCACCGCCGCGCGCGCCCTCATCGAGGAGGCGCTCGCCCGCGCGCCATCGCTCGAGATCCTCGTCACCGCGAACACCGTGTCGGCGCGCCGGATGGTGCGCGGCTGGGGCCTGCCGCGGGTCTCCGTGCGCCTCGCACCGCTCGACCTGCGTCCGGTGCTCGACCGCTTCCTCGACGCGACCACCCCCGCCGCGCTCGTCTCCATCGAGAACGAGATCTGGCCCAACCGCTTCGCGCTCCTCGCCCGGCGCGGCATTCCCGTCGTGGTCGCGGGCGCGCGGATGTCGGAGCGCACGGCGCGGCGCTGGCTGCGCATGATGCCGGTCCTCGGCGCGACGACGCGACAGACCGTCGCCGCGATCACCCGCCTCGCCGCGCAGGACACCGCCTCCGAACAGCGGCTGCTGCAACTCGGCCTGCCCGCCCGCGCGCTCCTGCCACGGATGAACCTCAAGAGCACGGTGGAAATCGGCAACGGGACCGGCGCCGGAGAGGCGGAGGCGCGCGGGCTCTCCGGCGTCTTCCTCCGCGACAGGACGATTCTCGCGGCCTCGACCCATGCCGGCGAGGAGCGGATCGTGCTCGAGGCCTTCGACAGGGTGCTGAAATCCGATCCGCAGGCGCGGCTGATCCTCGCCCCGCGCCATCCGGCCCGCGCCGAGGCCGTGGCGGAGGAGCTGCGCCGCTCCGGCCTCGCCTTCGCCCGCCGCGGGCGCGGCGAGGCGCCGGAGCGCGCGCCGGTCTACCTCGCGGACACGCTGGGCGAGATGCCGCTCTGGTATCGGCTGGCGGGGATCTGCTTCGTCGGCGGCTCGCTCGTCGCACGCGGCGGGCATACGCCGTTCGAACCCGTGCAGTTCGGCGCGGCGGTCCTTCACGGGCCGCATGTCGCCAACCACCAGGCCGCCTATCGCGCCCTCGATGCCGCGGGCGGCGCGCGCCCGGTCCATGGCCTCGACGATCTCGCCGCGGCCCTGGACGTGCTGGTCACCCGGCCGGAGGAGGCCCGGACCATGGCCGAGGCAGGGCGCGCCGCCCTCGCCGCGCTGCGCGACAGCGCGGTGCAGCAGGAGGCTTTCTGGAGCGTGCTCGCGGAGGTTCCCGGACTTGAGGCGCTGCGCTAG
- the arsB gene encoding ACR3 family arsenite efflux transporter: MGRFERLLTLWVALAMLAGLLGGAWLPGLVQGIAGAEIASINLVVAVLIWAMVYPMMVSVDFGAVIGVARQPKGLLVTLAVNWLVKPFTMALLAVLFFDHVFAAWIAPEDAAQYVAGLILLGAAPCTAMVFVWSQLTRGDAAYTLVQVSVNDLIMIIAFAPIVALLLGVTEIAVPWDTLVLATVLYVVLPLLAGLLTRRLLGSAGAIDAFTARVKPLSMIALVATVAILFGLQGEVILARPTVIALIAVPILIQSYGIFALAYGAAWLLKVPHRIAAPCALIGTSNFFELAVAVAISLFGLNSGAALATVVGVLVEVPVMLSLVALANRTRSRFAEERA, encoded by the coding sequence ATGGGGCGCTTCGAGCGTCTGCTCACGCTCTGGGTGGCCCTCGCCATGCTCGCGGGGCTTCTCGGCGGGGCCTGGCTGCCGGGCCTCGTGCAGGGAATCGCCGGTGCCGAGATCGCGTCGATCAACCTCGTGGTGGCGGTGCTGATCTGGGCGATGGTCTATCCGATGATGGTCAGCGTCGATTTCGGTGCCGTGATCGGCGTGGCGCGGCAGCCGAAGGGGCTGCTCGTGACGCTGGCGGTGAACTGGCTGGTGAAGCCCTTCACCATGGCCCTGCTGGCGGTGCTGTTCTTCGACCATGTCTTCGCGGCCTGGATCGCGCCCGAGGACGCTGCGCAATATGTCGCGGGTCTCATCCTCCTGGGGGCGGCGCCCTGCACGGCGATGGTCTTCGTCTGGTCGCAGCTCACGCGCGGCGATGCCGCCTATACGCTGGTGCAGGTGTCGGTGAACGACCTGATCATGATCATAGCCTTCGCGCCGATCGTGGCGCTGCTGCTCGGCGTGACGGAGATCGCGGTCCCCTGGGACACGCTCGTTCTGGCGACCGTGCTCTATGTCGTCCTGCCGCTTCTGGCGGGCCTGCTGACCCGGCGGCTGCTTGGCTCGGCCGGGGCGATCGACGCCTTCACCGCCCGCGTCAAGCCGCTCTCGATGATCGCGCTGGTCGCGACCGTGGCCATCCTGTTCGGGTTGCAGGGGGAGGTGATCCTCGCCCGCCCGACCGTCATCGCGCTCATCGCCGTGCCGATCCTGATCCAGAGCTACGGCATCTTCGCGCTGGCCTATGGCGCGGCCTGGCTGCTGAAGGTGCCGCACCGGATCGCCGCCCCCTGCGCCCTGATCGGGACGTCGAACTTCTTTGAGCTGGCGGTGGCGGTCGCCATCAGCCTGTTCGGCCTGAATTCGGGCGCGGCGCTCGCCACCGTGGTCGGCGTGCTGGTGGAAGTGCCGGTCATGCTGTCGCTGGTGGCCCTTGCCAACCGGACCCGATCCCGCTTTGCGGAGGAGAGGGCATGA
- a CDS encoding arsenate reductase family protein yields the protein MIVLHHNPDCGTSRNVLDIIRRSGTEPVVIDYLKEGWTRPQLLALFAAADLTPQGALRRTGSPAAELGLLGEDVSDEAILAAMLTHPILVNRPIVASPRGVRLCRPSERVLDLLERLPTGPLFKEDGEMILNAKGERPGGDGSD from the coding sequence ATGATCGTCCTCCATCACAATCCCGACTGCGGCACGTCGCGCAACGTGCTCGACATCATTCGAAGATCCGGGACGGAGCCGGTGGTGATCGACTATCTGAAGGAGGGCTGGACCCGTCCGCAACTGCTGGCGCTCTTCGCCGCCGCCGATCTCACCCCGCAGGGCGCCCTGCGCCGGACGGGCTCCCCCGCCGCGGAGCTGGGACTGCTCGGGGAAGATGTCTCCGACGAGGCGATCCTCGCGGCGATGCTGACCCATCCGATCCTCGTGAACCGTCCGATCGTGGCGAGTCCCAGAGGCGTGCGGCTCTGTCGCCCGTCCGAGCGTGTCCTGGACCTGCTCGAGCGGCTGCCCACCGGCCCGCTCTTCAAGGAGGACGGCGAGATGATCCTGAACGCGAAGGGCGAGCGCCCCGGAGGAGACGGTTCCGACTGA